A genomic segment from Salvia splendens isolate huo1 chromosome 13, SspV2, whole genome shotgun sequence encodes:
- the LOC121760729 gene encoding uncharacterized protein LOC121760729, which produces MARHTHVAKLPYPINQEEIRALLRHAEAHGGLIKDFAGRAQILTKLLQDDVMCETSNCAVRAILSQKIQGKSYVVLYASKTLGQAQRNYDVTEKEMLLVVFAFGEFRQHLFGSKVIVYTNQAAIKYLSSKRRSNPHLIRWLLLLQEFEWEAVDRKGCENIEASHLRRILQKENKEAIPDKFPEGHLHLIKSKSEGQRICQERMIDQSKQRSWEQLAPKRAKFAGRTDSLEKSELPGRNGM; this is translated from the exons ATGGCAAGGCACACACATGTGGCAAAACTTCCGTACCCTATTAACCAGGAGGAGATCAGAGCCTTGTTAAGGCACGCTGAGGCCCATGGAGGACTCATCAAGGATTtcgccgggagagcccagatcCTGACGAAGCTTCTCCAAGATGAC gtgatgtgtgaGACTAGTAACTGTGCTGTGAGAGCAATACTAAGTCAGAAAATCCAGGGGAAAAGTTATGTTGTCCTCTACGCATCAAAAACATTGGGTCAGGCGCAAAGGAACTATGATGTgaccgaaaaagaaatgctatTAGTAGTCTTTGCATTTGGGGAGTTCAGGCAGCACCTATTTGGTTCCAAAGTGATAGTGTATACAAATCAGGCGGCCATCAAATACCTATCGTCGAAGAGGAGATCAAACCCGCATTTGATCAGATGGTtactccttctacaggagtttgagTGGGAAGCAGTTGATAGGAAAGGATGTGAAAACATAGAGGCGAGTCACCTGCGCCGAATTctgcaaaaagaaaataaggaagCCATTCCAGACAAGTTCCCCGAAGGGCACCTGCATCTGATCAAGTCGAAGTCTGAAGGACAGCGGATCTGCCAGGAAAGGATGATTGATCAAAGTAAACAGAGAAGCTGGGAGCAACTTGCACCAAAAAGGGCAAAGTTCGCAGGAAGGACCGACAGTTTGGAGAAAAGCGAGTTACCCGGTAGGAACGGAATGTAG